Genomic window (Candidatus Beckwithbacteria bacterium):
TGACAAATTAATGTATAAATCAGCAAAATCAACCTTAGCCAATAAAAGTCCTAATGGCGGCATGATAATATCGCCAACTAATGAAGAGATGATTTCTTTAAAAGCTCCGCCAATAATAATACCAACTGCCAAATCAATAACATTACCCCGCATGGCAAATTTTTTAAACTCATTGAAAAATTTTTGTAGCATAGCCATATTTTAACAAATAATTTAATATTCTGCACTTTCTAGGGTAAAATATACGTAATGAAAATTGATGTTCTCACTATTTTTCCGAATATGTTTGGCAGCCCTTTTGCTGAGTCGATTATTAAACGGGCTCAAGATCAAAAATTGCTTGAATTAAGTATTCATAACCTAAGGGATTGGTCAACTGATAAGTATAAAAGCGTTGATGATCGGCCTTTTGGCGGTGGAGCCGGTATGATTATGCGAGTCGATATTGTAGACAAAGCTGTCACTGCCTTTAAATCTCAAAATGCTAAGCTAAAAACTAAAGTAGTCCTTCTCGATACTAAAGGCCAGTTTTATACTCAAAAAAATGCTCAGCAATTGGCCAATCATGAACATCTCATCATTATTGCTCCGCATTTTGAAGGTATCGATCATCGGGTACATGAACATATTGCTGATGAAGTTTTTTCAATTGGCCCCTATGTACTAACTGGTGGAGAATTACCAGCCATGGTGGTGATTGACTCAGTGACACGACTTATTCCTGGAGTCATCAATCCCGATTCTCTACTTGAGGAGTCTTATGCAAATTTTGAATTTGACAATGTCAAATTTGATCATTGCCAAGAATATCCCCAATACACTAGGCCAGCACAATATAAAGACTGGAAAGTACCTGAAGCACTGCTTTCCGGCAACCATGCCCAAATTGATACCTGGAGAAAAGAACAAGTTAATAAGTAAGACCAACTGATTTTAGTCTTAAAATTTCTTCATCATGGCTAGGGTGAGTCATGGTCAGAATTTTTTCAGTTTCTTGACTGCTAAGGCTTAAATTTTTAGCACCATTGTCTTCTATGCTAGTAGCTGTAATATTACAGTTTTTTTCAAAAATTTGAGCTGCGGCTGCTCCGAATGCATAAGGAGTAGTAGCTGGACCAACCACATGTAAAATTTGCCCTGAAGAAAGCAGCTTAGTTTCTAGAAGCTGGCTAATTTTCATACAAGTCTGACTAATAAAATCTATTGAAGTAGGACAGATTTTTTGATCAGCATACAAATTAACTGTCTGATTTTTATCCATCCAGGAAAGCATTTTGCGTAGTAATCCCATTTTGGGGTGAATCAGATTTCCATAAGGAAAAGCGATTCGCATAATTACTACTTGCTGATTTTTAGCTACTTCTAAAACTGCTTCTTCGGCTGCTGCCTTTGTTTGAGAATAAACTGTATCATCGGGCAATATTGCATCAGTTTCAAGATATGGATCTTCTTTTGTCCCACCAGCAAAAACATAATCAGTACTAATATGAACAACCGGAATATCCAGTTTTTTACCAACTTCTAGAATATTTTTAGTACCCTGAACATTAAGCCGCCAGGAAAGAGATTCTTGCTCCGAGCTCAAATTTTTACCTGTGAAGGTAATAGCGGCAAAGTGAAATAAGACTGGTTTTATTCCTTCACGCAGCTTTCCTTCTATCGCCTGAAACACGTTGTCTTTATCTAAAATATCAACGCTCTGATTCTCACCATGTAAATCAAGACCAATAAAATCCAAGCCCTGATTTATGCAGTCTTGTTTAAATTGACTAGCTACTAAACCTGATGATCCGGTACAAAAAATCATATTAGCTATCCATTGAGTGGTTCCCAAATTTCTTCGAGCACACTATTCCAAGTAAATTTGTATTCATCACTGGGATCATATGGCTCTGATTGGAAATTGGTCACAATTACTTCTGGTGGCGTTAGAGCTTTCCAACCATGCATAATCCCAAAAGGAATTTTGATAAATTTAGGATGTTGGGTGCTAATAATAATTTTATTGGCATGCAAAAAAGTCGGACTATCTTCCCGAAGATCAATCAAAGAAACCTGAAGTTTACCACGAGTGACTGTAAATTGATCAATATGCTTTTCATGCAAATGCCAACATTTAACCACTCCATAATCAGTAGCTGATTGATAGACATGTTTAGGCGCTACAATTGGTTCTTTCTCTGTCCAAGGTAAGCTCCACAGCTCGGTAATACTTCCTCGTCCATCTACAATGGTGTTAAGCTCTTTTACATAGACTCCATCAATGGTGACTTCTTTTTGGATCGTAAAGGTTTGGCTTTTCAGCCAATCTTGGTTAATTTGTGAAATTTGCATATTACTCCTTATTTTTTATTTTAAATATATCCTTTTAATCTTTACCTTCTTACTTCTCTTCCCCATACTGTTTCTTATAATACTCCTGATACTCTCCCGATTTAACTCTTTGCCACCATTCTTGGTTTTGCTGATACCAGTCAATTGTTTGCTGTAAGTAATCAGTAAAATCATGTTGTGGAAAATAGCCCAGCTCATTCTTAGCCTTAGTCCAATCAATAGCATAACGCACATCATGACCTGGCCGGTCCGTTACATGCTCAATTAAAGACTCATCTTTCTCCATTAGCTTTAAGATCATTTTTACTACTTGTAAATTGGAAATGTCTCCTGTCATTCCACCAAAACAGTATGTTTCCCCAATTTTGCCTTTTTTAAGAACAAGCTCAATTCCAAAGCAATGATCATCGACATACAGCCAATCTCGAACTTGATTACCTTCACCATAGACCGGAATTTTTTTACCTTCAATAATATTGCTAATAGTCAGTGGGATAAATTTTTCCGGAAACTGGTAGGGGCCAAAATTATTACTACAATTGGAAATGGTAACAGGCAAGCCATAGGTATGGTAATAAGCTCTCACTAGATGATCAGAAGCCGCCTTAGAGGCACTATAAGGACTACTGGGATCATAAGCTGTGTTTTCACTAAACTTATCTTCACTGCCTAGTTCTAGGCTGCCAAAAACCTCATCAGTGGAAACATGATGGAAACGGATGTTTTTGGTCCGAGCTGCTTCCAGCAACACATATGTTCCTTCAATGTTGGTTTTGATAAATGCTCCTGGTCCGGAAATTGACCGGTCTACATGAGTTTCAGCCGCAAAGTGCACAATTGCTTCACAACCTTCAAGAGCTTTTTTAACTACAGCAGAATCACAGATATCACCTTTGACAAACTGGTAATTGGGATTTTTCTCGACTATTTTCAAGTTTTCTAAATTACCGGCATAAGTTAAAGAGTCTAAGTTGACAATTTGATCAGTTGGATATTTGCTAAGCCAGTAACGGATAAAATTACTGCCAATAAAACCAGCTCCACCAGTTACAAGTAGTTTCATAGTTTCAATACAGTCATTCCGAACTTGTTTCGGAATCCCCTATATTAATTAAAATTAAGAGGATCCTGAATCAAGTTCAGGATGACATTTTTTTAATCTTACTTTTATATAGCATGTAAGCCCCAATTGTGGAAAGGTCCATAATTTTTCCACTAGCAATCATGTTCTCAAAAGTAGCTAAACTAAGCAACTTTGTCTCAATTAATTCGTATTCGGCTTCTTCTTTTGATTGAGTTTTCATTTCTTTTTCAAAATCATCAACCAAAAATACATTACCTAGTTGATTACTGTAACCAGGAGCTAGCCAGTAAGATCCAAGGTGTGTAATTTGTTTAGCTTTATAGCCAGTTTCCTCCTGTAGTTCTCGCTTGGCTGCCTGTGCCGGTGTTTCGCTACTATTTCTTGCTCCCATTGGTATTTCCCAAATCCATTGTCGCAAAGGAGCTCGCCACTGTTTTTCCAGAATAATCTTGCCATCTTTTATAGCTAAAATCACTACATAATCATTATCCCGTTCTAGTGTATAGTAATCTTTTACTTTGCCATCAGGATAGCGAATTTTCTCTTTAAAAACCTTCAACCACTTACAGTCAAAGACTTTTTTTGAAGAAACTACAGCTTTATCATCTAAACTCATAGTTTCTTATTGTAGCAAAATCATTGGCAATATCTTGACTAGGCTTGTCAGATATTTACAGAACCGCTATATTAGGAGCGTAAATAAAAATATATAAGGAGTAACTATGGCCGACGATCAAACCACACCTCAAACTACCACTGAGGAAACTACCTATGAACTAAGCGAAGAAACCCAAAGCACTGACACTTTTAACCAGGAAGAATTTGAAGCGGTTAAAAATTTGGTCTCTCGCAAAACTTCGCAAGCCGATGAGCTCAAAGAAAAAATCCGCGAATTAGCTGAATCTTTAAAAAACATGCTGACCAATGATAGTACGCTAGCTGATGCTGAAGAAACCCTCAAAGAAACTCGTAAAGCCGTCACCAAACGTAAAAATGAAATTGCCAATTCCGAGGAAGCCCAGTCGATCAAAGCTAAGCTGCGAGAACTCAAAGAAGAAATGGCTGATATTGAAGACAGTCTCAGTACCCAGCTACTTAATCTCTATCAGATTACAGGAGTTAAAGAGTTTGAGACTAATACTGGGGAAGTTAGAGAGTTTGTCATTAAAGCCAAAGTTAAAGCCAAGAAGATTAAAGCTTAACAGTCTTAATCTGTACTCCCACCAAATCAATATAGGGAAAGTAGCTTCTTACTTCTTCCCAGAATTTATCAGCCAGTTTACTAGAAAAAACTGCATTTTCGCCTTTTTCCATATGGCCACAGAGTTTGCTTTCCCACTCTTTAATAATAGCTACTACTTGTCCACCTATCTCATCAAATTCAGCTTTGTATTTTTGACGGTCTTTCCCGTAATCATCATTGAGTAGCTTGAATCGAAAGAAAAGTTCTTGATGTTCCTTAAACATCTGATTAAAGTAGTCTTTAAATTTTGGCATATTATTATCCTGAGCAAGCCTGAGCATATCGAAGGCGAGTCGAAGGATTGTTCAATTTATTATTTGACTTCGTATACTGCCCCTTTAGTTTCACCCCTTTTAATAACAAAGCCTTTCTTAGCCAGTTGTTCCAAATCATAACGCAATGTCCGCTCAGGGACTGCAAAAAAGCGCCGTTTAATAAAGCTAAGGCTTACCTGCTTATGATCCCTGATAATTTGCAGGATTTCAAAACGCCTAGGTAAAAGTTGGCGCTCACGAAGATCCATATTTAAACAGTAACATATCTTGCCGATTGTTGCCAATATCTATTGAATAGGAGATTTTATTTTTACGTTACATCTTTTATTTATCATAATATTTTTTCCCTTTTAATTTTTCTGGTAAAAGACTCTCTTTAGTATATTTTTGATAGCCTTTGCCATAACCTAGTTCTTTCATAAGATTAGTGGGAGCATTACGAATTGATAAAGGAATGGATAAATTACCATAGTTTTTAACATCTTTTAAAGCTGCCATATAAGCATCATAGGCTCGGCGATCTTTAGGTGCTTGAGCCAGATAGGCTACTCCAGCTGCTAGATTTTCTTGACATTCTGGATAGCCCACTGTTTCACAAGCCCGAAACACAGCATTGGCAACCACCAAAGCTGTTGGTGTAGCTACATCTTCTGAAGCAAAAACCACCATCCGTCTAGCAATAAACTTAGGGTCTTCTCCAGCCTCAATCATGCGAGCCAAATAATAAAGCGCTGCATCAACATCAGAAGCTCTCATGCTTTTAATAAAAGCCGAAATAGTGTCGTAGTGCTGGTCAGCATGTTTATCATAAAGTAAGGTTTTCTTTTGCAGGATATCTTTAATTAATTGAAGTGTAATTTTTGACTGGCTTGAAGTCTCTTTAGCAATCTGGACTACCCCTAAAGCAATCCGAGCATCGCCATTAGCAAAACTACTTAAGAAATCTAGGGCTTTTTTTTCAACACTAAGATTAACTGTTTTCAAAGCTCGCTTGGTTAAAATAGCTATTTTTTCACTTGTTAAAGGTTTAAGTACATAAACCCGGCTTCGTGATAGTAAAGCGCTAATCACTTCAAAAGAAGGGTTTTCGGTAGTAGCACCAATCAAAGTAATTGTTCCATCTTCAACATATGGTAAAAGATAATCTTGCTGGGCTTTATTAAAGCGGTGAATTTCATCTAAAAATAAAACTGTTTTAGTGTTTTCACTTTTCTTTTCACTAGCTAACTCAAGTTGTTCATTTTCTAATTTTTTACTTTTTTTAACAATATTTTGAATATCTTTTTTTCCAGCTGAAACAGCTGATAGATAATAAAATTGAGCATTAACTGCCTTGGCAATAAGTTTTGCCAAGGTAGTTTTACCACAACCCGGTGGCCCCCAAAAAATCATGGAGTATAAAGTTCCATGTTCAACCATGGTCCGGATTGGTTTACCTTTACCCACAAGATGTTCTTGACCAACAAATTCTGATAAGTTTTGGGGACGTAATTGTTCTGCTAGAGGAACCGAAAAATCCATGAATTTAGAATAGCAACTAAGCCTAAAAAGTCAACTAAAAGCGAATATCCCAATCCAACTGAGGATAACTCAAGTTTAGTTCTTGAAGATCAACATTTTTAGTATCTTCTTCAAGTGCTTTAACCCGATCAGTTAATTCCTGTGGTAAAACCGGGGCGGGTGTAGCCGTTGCCTGAGCAGTTGGAGTCGGGGTTGTAACTACTACTGATCCATTTTTTTGCGCCAAAAGTGCCAAAATTACCAGTAGAATAATAATGATAAATCCTAGTGCAACAGCTAGTCCAATAATATACATCTTTAAGGTCTTGGTTTTTTTATCAACTTCACTAATCGCTTCTTGCTTAGTATCTTTAGTCACTGGCTCTACTTCAGCCTCTAAATCTTTATATGGCACATTGCCACTCATTGGTGGGGTTGTAAAAGGGTCTTCTTGCATATTAATTGTTGCTAGAAGAAGCAGTAGCTTCTTTTTCTATATTTTCCCGATTAACACTATTTAAAGCTGGTAATCGCTTATTCAGATCATCGATAATTTCATTCTGAAAACCAATACCCTTAGTGAGTGCTAGTTTTGCTGACTCACTATCTGTTTTAATTTGAGTAAAAGCTTTGATTACCTGTTCCGATGAACTACTTTTTCGCACCAACTCATCTACCATAGTCTCAGCGCTTTTTAAACTTTGCAAAGCCTCAAAAGCACTGTTTTGAGCTTCATTAAGCCAGTTGCTAAGATAGCCTACTCCAGTCTCTTCAACATA
Coding sequences:
- the trmD gene encoding tRNA (guanosine(37)-N1)-methyltransferase TrmD is translated as MKIDVLTIFPNMFGSPFAESIIKRAQDQKLLELSIHNLRDWSTDKYKSVDDRPFGGGAGMIMRVDIVDKAVTAFKSQNAKLKTKVVLLDTKGQFYTQKNAQQLANHEHLIIIAPHFEGIDHRVHEHIADEVFSIGPYVLTGGELPAMVVIDSVTRLIPGVINPDSLLEESYANFEFDNVKFDHCQEYPQYTRPAQYKDWKVPEALLSGNHAQIDTWRKEQVNK
- a CDS encoding sugar nucleotide-binding protein — protein: MIFCTGSSGLVASQFKQDCINQGLDFIGLDLHGENQSVDILDKDNVFQAIEGKLREGIKPVLFHFAAITFTGKNLSSEQESLSWRLNVQGTKNILEVGKKLDIPVVHISTDYVFAGGTKEDPYLETDAILPDDTVYSQTKAAAEEAVLEVAKNQQVVIMRIAFPYGNLIHPKMGLLRKMLSWMDKNQTVNLYADQKICPTSIDFISQTCMKISQLLETKLLSSGQILHVVGPATTPYAFGAAAAQIFEKNCNITATSIEDNGAKNLSLSSQETEKILTMTHPSHDEEILRLKSVGLTY
- a CDS encoding dTDP-4-dehydrorhamnose 3,5-epimerase is translated as MQISQINQDWLKSQTFTIQKEVTIDGVYVKELNTIVDGRGSITELWSLPWTEKEPIVAPKHVYQSATDYGVVKCWHLHEKHIDQFTVTRGKLQVSLIDLREDSPTFLHANKIIISTQHPKFIKIPFGIMHGWKALTPPEVIVTNFQSEPYDPSDEYKFTWNSVLEEIWEPLNG
- the rfbB gene encoding dTDP-glucose 4,6-dehydratase, which produces MKLLVTGGAGFIGSNFIRYWLSKYPTDQIVNLDSLTYAGNLENLKIVEKNPNYQFVKGDICDSAVVKKALEGCEAIVHFAAETHVDRSISGPGAFIKTNIEGTYVLLEAARTKNIRFHHVSTDEVFGSLELGSEDKFSENTAYDPSSPYSASKAASDHLVRAYYHTYGLPVTISNCSNNFGPYQFPEKFIPLTISNIIEGKKIPVYGEGNQVRDWLYVDDHCFGIELVLKKGKIGETYCFGGMTGDISNLQVVKMILKLMEKDESLIEHVTDRPGHDVRYAIDWTKAKNELGYFPQHDFTDYLQQTIDWYQQNQEWWQRVKSGEYQEYYKKQYGEEK
- a CDS encoding NUDIX hydrolase gives rise to the protein MSLDDKAVVSSKKVFDCKWLKVFKEKIRYPDGKVKDYYTLERDNDYVVILAIKDGKIILEKQWRAPLRQWIWEIPMGARNSSETPAQAAKRELQEETGYKAKQITHLGSYWLAPGYSNQLGNVFLVDDFEKEMKTQSKEEAEYELIETKLLSLATFENMIASGKIMDLSTIGAYMLYKSKIKKMSS
- a CDS encoding replication-associated recombination protein A, whose protein sequence is MDFSVPLAEQLRPQNLSEFVGQEHLVGKGKPIRTMVEHGTLYSMIFWGPPGCGKTTLAKLIAKAVNAQFYYLSAVSAGKKDIQNIVKKSKKLENEQLELASEKKSENTKTVLFLDEIHRFNKAQQDYLLPYVEDGTITLIGATTENPSFEVISALLSRSRVYVLKPLTSEKIAILTKRALKTVNLSVEKKALDFLSSFANGDARIALGVVQIAKETSSQSKITLQLIKDILQKKTLLYDKHADQHYDTISAFIKSMRASDVDAALYYLARMIEAGEDPKFIARRMVVFASEDVATPTALVVANAVFRACETVGYPECQENLAAGVAYLAQAPKDRRAYDAYMAALKDVKNYGNLSIPLSIRNAPTNLMKELGYGKGYQKYTKESLLPEKLKGKKYYDK